From one Lolium rigidum isolate FL_2022 chromosome 4, APGP_CSIRO_Lrig_0.1, whole genome shotgun sequence genomic stretch:
- the LOC124707849 gene encoding ankyrin-1-like, translating to MARPSHEFAYADGTPEMQLLGAATTGDLALLERMAIKLDGGRGRLAEAVEAVKDNGVGALHLAAGGKKAEVCEFLVEDIRVDVDALDMCGRTPLVWAISCKKGKMDIVRYLLDHGANPNHVDKTGCTPLHEATKIGHCEVVELLLSRGAYVDTFSTDHGTPLHVAAKHKQDSVMKILLDHHADCNKILGSFCSPLMLAIHSRSVKCVNLLLEAGADVKGMRTSTPLQSAAMGGLTDVLKPLLDAGADPDVRDELGLLPIQLAAYFGTRKDVEILFEVTSSRIPAVHDWSVDGIMSYTAKSEPKLEDHPLSKMPVAKLKEEGDKAMHKEDYNAALEFYTMAMVIDPDNADSTLMGNRGFCRLLLGNGEGALNDALFCRTVRPDCADSCWLLGYSYVQLKVYEKACDAFLDGLKLKPGFVGIEKALREALRLLKESHADKKNGSEGQYREARFFPLKRAI from the exons ATGGCGCGCCCTAGCCACGAATTCGCCTACG CTGATGGGACGCCGGAGATGCAGCTCCTCGGCGCGGCGACCACGGGCGACCTCGCCCTCCTCGAGC GGATGGCGATTAAGCTCGATGGTGGTCGCGGCCGCCTTGCGGAGGCGGTGGAAGCCGTCAAAGATAACGGCGTTGGGGCGCTGCACCTCGCCGCCGGGGGCAAGAAAGCCGAAGTCTGCGAGTTCCTTGTCGAGGATATCCGGGTGGATGTGGATGCACTTGACATGTGTG GTAGAACACCTCTCGTTTGGGCAATTAGTTGTAAAAAAGGGAAGATGGATATTGTCAGGTATCTTCTTGATCATGGTGCCAATCCAAATCATGTCGACAAAACAGGGTGTACTCCTCTCCATGAGGCCACCAAAATAG GGCACTGTGAAGTAGTAGAACTCTTGCTCTCTAGAGGCGCTTATGTTGATACATTTTCTACTGATCATGGAACACCGTTGCATGTTGCTGCTAAGCATAAGCAGGACAGCGTCATGAAGATTTTGCTAGATCACCATGCAGAT TGCAACAAGATTCTCGGCAGTTTCTGCTCACCTCTCATGCTTGCTATCCATAGTCGCTCAGTGAAATGTGTGAACCTACTGCTTGAG GCTGGTGCCGATGTGAAGGGTATGCGTACTTCGACCCCCTTGCAAAGTGCTGCAATGGGTGGCCTAACTGACGTCTTGAAGCCCCTGTTGGATGCTGGTGCAGATCCTGATGTCCGAGATGAA CTTGGTCTCTTACCAATACAACTCGCGGCATACTTTGGTACACGCAAAGATGTCGAGATCCTGTTTGAAGTTACTTCTTCTCGTATTCCAGCTGTACATGATTGGAGCGTTGATGGAATAATGAGTTATACTGCAAAATCAGAGCCAAAGTTGGAG GATCACCCTTTGTCTAAAATGCCAGTAGCTAAGTTGAAAGAAGAAGGCGACAAAGCTATGCATAAAGAGGATTACAATGCTGCATTAGAATTCTATACCATG GCTATGGTTATTGATCCTGACAATGCTGATTCAACCTTGATGGGCAATAGGGGTTTTTGCCGGCTTCTACTGGGCAATGGAGAGGGTGCTTTAAATGATGCCCTTTTTTGCAGGACAGTACGACCTGACTGCGCAGATTCATGCTGGCTGCTGGGCTACTCATATGTGCAACTAAAG GTGTATGAAAAGGCATGTGATGCATTTCTTGATGGTCTCAAATTGAAGCCAGGGTTTGTTGGAATCGAGAAGGCgttaag GGAAGCTCTGAGATTATTGAAAGAATCTCACGCTGACAAGAAGAACGGCTCGGAAGGACAATATCGTGAAGCACGTTTTTTTCCTTTGAAGAGAGCAATTTGA